In one Sulfuricella sp. genomic region, the following are encoded:
- the wrbA gene encoding NAD(P)H:quinone oxidoreductase, translating to MMKIQVVFYSMYGHIHLMAEAVAAGASTVDGAEVSLWRVPELVPEDKLKASGAGAAQSAFSRVPLIAPAQLAEADAILFGTPTRFGNMAAQMRNFLDQTGKLWMDGSLIGKVGSVFTSTATQHGGQESTILGFHTTLLHHGMVIAGLPYSEQRQMTMSEISGGSPYGASTIAGPDGSRKPSENELAMARFQGHHVAQIAAALARGRSSKA from the coding sequence ATGATGAAAATTCAAGTGGTTTTTTACAGCATGTACGGACACATTCATCTCATGGCGGAAGCGGTTGCAGCCGGAGCAAGCACGGTTGATGGCGCCGAGGTCAGCCTGTGGCGCGTGCCGGAACTGGTGCCGGAGGACAAGCTCAAGGCCAGCGGCGCCGGGGCGGCGCAATCCGCCTTTTCCCGTGTGCCGCTGATTGCTCCGGCGCAACTGGCGGAAGCGGATGCCATCCTCTTCGGCACGCCGACCCGCTTCGGCAACATGGCCGCGCAGATGCGCAATTTCCTCGACCAGACCGGCAAGCTGTGGATGGACGGCAGCCTGATCGGCAAGGTGGGCAGCGTGTTCACCAGCACGGCAACCCAGCATGGCGGCCAGGAGAGCACCATTCTCGGCTTCCACACCACGCTGCTGCACCACGGCATGGTGATCGCCGGGCTGCCCTACAGCGAGCAACGGCAAATGACCATGAGCGAAATCAGCGGCGGTTCCCCCTACGGCGCCAGCACCATCGCCGGCCCCGACGGCAGCCGCAAGCCCAGCGAGAACGAGCTGGCCATGGCCCGTTTCCAGGGTCACCACGTGGCGCAGATTGCCGCCGCGCTGGCGCGGGGACGGAGCAGCAAAGCCTGA
- a CDS encoding catalase: MSQCPYMTTAAGTPVADNQNSQTAGPRGPVLMQDYQLMEKMAHFNRERVPERVVHAKGAGAYGNFTVTGDISKYTRAKLFSRVGNTCEMFARFSTVAGEMGSADTARDPRGFALKFYTEEGNWDLVGNNTPVFFVRDPLKFSDFIHSQKRDPATGLRDNTMQWDFWSLSPESLHQVTILFSDRGIPASYRHMNGYSSHTFSLWNNHGERYWVKWHFKTLQGIQTLNNEEAARIAGEDLDYHRRDLHAAIERGEFPRWKVQIQIMPERDAENYAIHPFDLTKVWPHSDYPVIDVGVMELNRNPQNYFAEVEQAAFEPGNMPPGMGASPDKMLQARLLSYPDAHRYRIGVNYAALDVNKPRCPVHTYHRDGQTRFDGNSGGAVNYQPNSFDGPLDDARMLEPPLKISGDASRYSHRNGNEDYIQAGKLYHLMSADQKAQLIANLVGALKTVPRKIQVRQAMHFHRADPDYGSRVAQGLGIRIEEIDG, encoded by the coding sequence ATGAGCCAATGCCCCTACATGACCACCGCCGCCGGCACGCCGGTGGCCGACAACCAGAATTCCCAGACGGCCGGCCCGCGCGGGCCGGTGCTGATGCAGGATTACCAGCTGATGGAAAAAATGGCGCACTTCAACCGCGAGCGCGTGCCGGAGCGGGTGGTGCATGCCAAGGGCGCGGGCGCCTATGGCAACTTCACGGTGACCGGCGACATCTCGAAATACACCCGGGCGAAGCTGTTTTCCCGGGTGGGCAACACCTGCGAGATGTTCGCGCGCTTCTCCACCGTGGCCGGGGAAATGGGCTCTGCCGACACGGCGCGCGACCCGCGCGGCTTCGCGCTCAAGTTCTACACCGAGGAAGGCAACTGGGATCTGGTGGGCAACAATACCCCGGTGTTCTTCGTGCGCGATCCGCTCAAGTTTTCCGATTTCATCCACTCGCAGAAACGCGACCCCGCCACCGGCCTGCGCGACAACACCATGCAGTGGGATTTCTGGAGCCTCTCGCCGGAATCGCTGCACCAGGTCACGATCCTGTTTTCCGACCGCGGCATCCCCGCCTCCTACCGCCACATGAACGGTTATTCCAGCCACACCTTCAGCCTGTGGAACAACCACGGCGAGCGCTACTGGGTGAAATGGCACTTCAAGACCCTGCAGGGCATCCAGACCCTGAACAATGAAGAGGCCGCCAGAATCGCCGGAGAGGACCTGGACTACCACCGGCGCGACCTGCACGCCGCCATCGAGCGTGGCGAGTTCCCGCGCTGGAAGGTGCAGATACAGATCATGCCGGAGAGGGATGCCGAGAACTATGCCATCCACCCCTTCGACCTCACCAAGGTCTGGCCGCACAGCGACTACCCGGTTATCGACGTGGGCGTCATGGAGCTGAACCGCAACCCGCAGAACTACTTCGCGGAAGTGGAACAGGCCGCCTTCGAGCCGGGCAACATGCCGCCCGGCATGGGCGCTTCGCCGGACAAGATGTTGCAGGCGCGGCTGCTGTCCTACCCCGACGCGCACCGCTACCGCATCGGCGTCAACTATGCCGCGCTCGACGTCAACAAGCCGCGCTGCCCGGTGCATACCTACCACCGCGACGGCCAGACCCGCTTCGACGGCAATTCCGGCGGCGCGGTCAACTACCAGCCCAACAGCTTCGACGGGCCGCTGGACGATGCGCGCATGCTGGAGCCGCCGCTGAAGATCAGCGGCGACGCCAGCCGCTACAGCCACCGCAACGGCAACGAGGACTACATCCAGGCAGGCAAGCTGTACCACCTCATGAGCGCGGATCAGAAGGCGCAGCTCATCGCCAACCTGGTGGGCGCGCTGAAAACGGTGCCGCGCAAGATCCAGGTGCGCCAGGCCATGCACTTCCACCGGGCCGACCCGGATTACGGCAGCCGCGTGGCGCAGGGACTGGGGATCAGGATCGAGGAGATCGACGGCTAG
- a CDS encoding FAD-dependent oxidoreductase: MSKFDYVIVGGGLAGASAIQGIREHDSRGSILLIGEEAHLPYDRPPLSKKLWFGKGKVDDIFIHPQRFYQDHGVTLALGGRVEKLDPHDKSITAVDGGSYRFGKLLLATGTRPRRIAIPGGEHEGIYHFRTLDDYLRMHGEAQVNKSVLIVGGGFIGSELAAALNINLEVTMIFPSATLCRRVFPDSLGKAVQRHFQERGIRVIPSDTPASISKHGNMFRTETVSGRSLESDLVIVGIGVDPRIELAQAAGLEVGNGIVVNEFLESSHPDIYAAGDNAFFPYRALGKRMRIEHWDNALVQGRWAGWNMAGAHEAYTYQPYFFSDLFELGYEATGEVDTSLETFADWQKENQTGVIYYLRDGRVRGIMMCNLWGRVDAARELIRKGAQMTPESLRGMIR, from the coding sequence ATGAGTAAATTCGATTATGTCATCGTGGGCGGCGGGCTGGCGGGTGCCTCTGCCATCCAGGGGATACGCGAGCACGACAGCCGGGGAAGCATCCTGCTGATCGGCGAGGAAGCGCATCTGCCCTATGACCGTCCGCCGCTCTCCAAGAAGCTGTGGTTCGGCAAGGGCAAGGTGGATGACATCTTCATTCACCCGCAGCGCTTTTACCAGGACCATGGCGTCACCCTGGCGCTGGGGGGCAGGGTGGAAAAACTGGATCCGCATGACAAGTCCATCACTGCCGTGGATGGCGGCAGCTACCGCTTCGGCAAGCTGCTCCTGGCCACCGGCACCCGGCCGCGGCGCATCGCCATTCCCGGCGGCGAGCACGAGGGCATCTATCATTTTCGTACCCTGGACGATTATCTGCGCATGCATGGCGAGGCCCAGGTCAACAAGTCGGTGCTGATCGTCGGCGGCGGATTTATCGGCTCGGAACTCGCTGCCGCGCTGAATATCAACCTCGAAGTCACCATGATCTTCCCCTCGGCCACGCTGTGCCGCCGCGTCTTTCCCGATTCCCTGGGCAAGGCGGTGCAGCGCCATTTCCAGGAGCGCGGCATCCGGGTGATTCCTTCGGATACGCCGGCCTCGATCAGCAAACACGGCAACATGTTCCGTACGGAAACCGTCAGCGGCAGAAGCCTGGAATCCGACCTGGTGATCGTCGGCATCGGCGTGGACCCGCGCATCGAGCTTGCCCAGGCAGCCGGTCTGGAAGTGGGCAACGGCATCGTGGTGAACGAGTTTCTCGAATCGTCCCATCCGGACATCTACGCGGCTGGCGACAACGCCTTTTTCCCCTACCGGGCGCTGGGAAAACGCATGCGCATCGAGCACTGGGACAACGCCCTGGTGCAGGGGCGCTGGGCTGGCTGGAACATGGCGGGCGCGCACGAGGCCTATACCTACCAGCCGTATTTCTTCTCCGACCTGTTCGAACTGGGCTACGAGGCCACCGGCGAAGTGGACACCAGCCTGGAAACCTTCGCCGACTGGCAGAAGGAAAACCAGACCGGGGTCATCTACTACCTGCGTGATGGGCGCGTGCGGGGAATCATGATGTGCAACCTGTGGGGCCGGGTCGATGCGGCGCGGGAGCTGATCAGGAAGGGCGCGCAAATGACGCCTGAAAGCCTGCGCGGGATGATCCGCTGA
- a CDS encoding BrnT family toxin, whose protein sequence is MDIDFDPIKNERNIRSRQLSFERVAEIDFNTALVFPDTRKEYGETRYIALCYLDRRLHVLCFTETKTGIRVISFRKANEREANRHGKPQTLD, encoded by the coding sequence ATGGACATCGACTTTGATCCGATCAAGAACGAGAGGAATATCAGATCGCGCCAGCTCTCGTTCGAACGAGTGGCGGAAATCGATTTCAATACTGCGCTGGTTTTCCCCGATACCCGCAAGGAATATGGCGAAACCCGTTACATCGCGCTGTGCTACCTGGACCGTCGGCTGCATGTGCTGTGCTTCACCGAGACCAAGACGGGCATTCGGGTGATCAGCTTCCGCAAGGCAAATGAGAGAGAGGCAAACAGACATGGCAAGCCGCAAACCCTTGATTAA
- a CDS encoding BrnA antitoxin family protein: MASRKPLINADGEVRELTAEEMTKFKPAAEVLPLSLRKKLAVRGPQKTPTKERITIRLSREVVEQFRESGAGWQTRVDAALREWLKNHSPA; the protein is encoded by the coding sequence ATGGCAAGCCGCAAACCCTTGATTAACGCGGACGGCGAAGTCCGCGAACTAACCGCAGAAGAGATGACGAAATTCAAGCCAGCCGCTGAGGTATTGCCGCTGTCGCTTAGAAAGAAACTGGCTGTGCGTGGGCCGCAGAAAACGCCGACCAAAGAGCGCATCACCATCCGGCTGTCCCGGGAAGTAGTAGAGCAATTTCGCGAAAGTGGCGCGGGCTGGCAAACCCGAGTGGACGCTGCCCTGCGCGAGTGGCTCAAGAACCATTCTCCGGCGTGA
- a CDS encoding 4a-hydroxytetrahydrobiopterin dehydratase: MNTELSCDLAGKSCKPCEGGVPPMEQAEIERMLEALDGWERAGKEIARTFHFNNYYETMAFVNATAWISHREDHHPDLEVGYSQCRVRYSTHAIGGLSENDFICAAKIDSLLKT, from the coding sequence ATGAACACCGAACTCTCGTGCGATCTGGCCGGGAAAAGCTGCAAGCCGTGCGAAGGGGGCGTTCCCCCAATGGAACAGGCTGAAATCGAGCGCATGCTGGAGGCCCTGGACGGGTGGGAGCGGGCGGGCAAGGAAATCGCCAGGACTTTCCATTTCAATAACTACTACGAAACCATGGCGTTCGTGAATGCGACGGCCTGGATCTCCCATCGCGAAGACCACCATCCGGATCTGGAGGTTGGCTACAGCCAATGCCGCGTGCGCTATTCCACCCACGCGATCGGCGGATTGTCGGAAAACGATTTCATTTGCGCCGCGAAAATCGACAGCCTGCTGAAAACATGA
- a CDS encoding cupin domain-containing protein translates to MRIAKRDIPVRIDVPGAVARQKTEFGDATGYGMISGEYFSLGAGTDIAPLLQGLEGDLCQSPHWGYLLQGELTITYADGTHEKIVSGDLFYWPPGHTVKVGADAEVILFSPQHEHSEVIDHMLDKMAG, encoded by the coding sequence ATGCGAATCGCCAAACGAGATATACCAGTCAGAATCGATGTGCCAGGAGCCGTAGCCAGGCAAAAGACGGAATTCGGCGATGCAACCGGATACGGCATGATCAGCGGCGAATATTTTTCTCTCGGCGCCGGGACGGATATAGCGCCACTGCTTCAGGGGCTGGAAGGCGACCTGTGCCAGTCTCCCCACTGGGGCTACCTGTTGCAGGGTGAACTCACCATCACCTATGCGGACGGCACGCATGAAAAAATAGTCAGCGGCGACCTGTTCTACTGGCCTCCCGGGCACACGGTCAAGGTTGGCGCAGATGCCGAGGTCATCCTGTTCAGCCCGCAGCACGAGCACAGTGAGGTCATCGATCACATGCTTGACAAGATGGCAGGCTGA
- a CDS encoding ABC transporter substrate-binding protein, whose translation MRPWSLILPLLAMLFGGASAAAEPAQAGQGIYREGLLPSGAPLRGRAQNGVELSGMDAACASCHRRSGLGGSEGRNAIRPIAGRLLFSRPEIGGSERERALFRVKDPRPPYTLDSLARALREGVDPGGRALDPLMPRFALADAEVAALAAYLQGLSLDPAPGVTDSEIHFATIIAPGVAPSRVQAMRDVLHAFLRDKNSGTRQESRRKSIGTERMYRVYRKWVLHEWALSGPPESWQEQLAARYRQQPVFAVLSGIGAGSWRPVHEFCEQAGIPCVFPNVDYPELAGSGYATLYFSRGVALEAEVLARHLAESGRKERIVQVFRDDAAGRVPARALRAALQRRGIHEISDHPVSGEGPVPEKFWSQLLPETRPGVLVLWLNDEDITQLHGQGKAPPGMENIYLSGSLIARPCRVLLFGSWLDRMRLVYPFELSERRAQRLSRMNHWLEARKIPLIDERIQSSTYFALTVAGDALSSMGDNFSRDYFIERIEQMTEQSPASAVYPRLSLGPGQRFASRGGYVARFPGAGESMLMPVSEWIVP comes from the coding sequence ATGCGGCCATGGAGCCTGATACTGCCGCTGCTGGCCATGCTGTTCGGCGGCGCGTCAGCGGCGGCGGAGCCCGCGCAGGCCGGCCAGGGCATCTATCGCGAAGGTCTCCTCCCTTCCGGGGCGCCCTTGCGGGGCCGGGCTCAGAACGGAGTGGAGCTGAGCGGCATGGACGCCGCCTGCGCCAGCTGCCACCGTCGCAGCGGGCTGGGCGGCAGCGAGGGGCGGAATGCGATTCGCCCGATTGCCGGGCGCCTGCTTTTTTCCCGTCCGGAAATCGGCGGATCGGAGCGGGAGCGTGCCCTGTTCCGGGTGAAGGATCCCCGCCCGCCCTATACCCTGGACAGCCTGGCGCGCGCCTTGCGCGAGGGGGTCGATCCGGGCGGCCGCGCGCTTGATCCGCTGATGCCGCGTTTTGCCCTCGCCGATGCCGAGGTCGCCGCGCTGGCAGCCTACCTCCAGGGGCTTTCCCTGGACCCGGCGCCGGGTGTTACGGACAGCGAGATCCACTTCGCCACCATCATTGCACCGGGCGTCGCGCCGTCCCGCGTGCAGGCGATGCGCGACGTGCTGCATGCCTTCCTGCGCGACAAGAACAGCGGTACCCGCCAGGAGAGCCGCCGCAAATCCATCGGCACCGAGCGGATGTATCGCGTTTACCGCAAATGGGTGCTGCATGAGTGGGCGCTGTCCGGCCCGCCGGAGAGCTGGCAGGAGCAGCTTGCGGCGCGCTACCGGCAGCAGCCGGTATTTGCCGTGCTGAGCGGCATTGGCGCGGGCAGCTGGCGCCCGGTGCACGAATTCTGCGAGCAGGCGGGGATTCCCTGCGTGTTTCCCAACGTGGATTACCCGGAGCTTGCCGGGAGCGGCTATGCGACGCTCTATTTTTCGCGCGGGGTCGCGCTGGAGGCCGAGGTGCTGGCCAGGCATCTGGCGGAGAGCGGGCGGAAGGAGCGCATCGTGCAGGTGTTCCGCGACGATGCCGCAGGCCGCGTGCCGGCCCGGGCCTTGCGCGCTGCCCTGCAGCGCCGCGGCATCCATGAGATTTCCGATCATCCGGTGTCAGGCGAGGGGCCCGTGCCAGAGAAGTTCTGGTCGCAACTGCTCCCGGAAACCAGGCCGGGCGTGCTGGTGCTGTGGCTCAACGATGAGGACATCACGCAGCTGCATGGCCAGGGGAAAGCGCCGCCCGGCATGGAGAACATCTATTTGTCCGGCAGCCTGATCGCGCGGCCGTGCCGGGTTCTGCTGTTCGGCAGCTGGCTGGACAGGATGCGCCTGGTCTATCCCTTCGAACTGAGCGAACGCCGCGCGCAGCGCCTGTCGCGCATGAATCACTGGCTCGAGGCCAGAAAGATTCCGCTGATTGACGAGCGCATCCAGTCCAGCACCTATTTCGCGCTCACCGTCGCGGGCGATGCGCTGTCCAGCATGGGGGACAATTTTTCGCGCGATTATTTCATCGAGCGCATCGAGCAGATGACGGAACAGTCCCCGGCATCAGCCGTCTATCCCCGCCTCAGCCTCGGGCCGGGACAGCGCTTTGCCTCCCGCGGCGGCTACGTGGCCCGCTTCCCGGGCGCGGGCGAGAGCATGCTGATGCCGGTGAGCGAGTGGATTGTGCCGTGA
- a CDS encoding SCO family protein, protein MKTDHQQWARRISGTLAALSFGIASMALGGEHDHHGQGMDAMRGMYARSAAAYHIPDLKLVDMNGAVVSLREGLGGNEPVMLNFIYTSCSAICPVMSATFHHVQDQLGAERDRVRMVSISIDPEHDTPAALKAYAGKFRAGPQWRMLTGSTESSIAVQRAFGVYRGDKMNHAPATFIRAGGADRPWVRLDGFASAPDIIREYRQLAPR, encoded by the coding sequence ATGAAAACAGACCACCAGCAATGGGCACGCAGGATAAGCGGGACACTTGCCGCGCTGTCCTTCGGGATTGCCAGCATGGCACTGGGCGGCGAGCACGACCACCACGGCCAGGGCATGGACGCCATGCGCGGCATGTATGCGCGCTCGGCCGCCGCTTATCACATACCCGACCTCAAGCTGGTGGACATGAACGGCGCAGTGGTTTCCCTGCGCGAAGGGCTGGGCGGCAACGAGCCGGTCATGCTGAATTTCATCTACACCAGTTGCAGCGCGATCTGCCCGGTGATGAGCGCCACCTTCCATCATGTGCAGGACCAGCTGGGGGCTGAGCGCGACAGGGTGCGCATGGTGTCGATTTCGATCGACCCCGAGCACGATACGCCGGCGGCGCTGAAAGCGTATGCCGGCAAGTTCCGCGCGGGCCCGCAGTGGCGCATGCTGACCGGCAGCACGGAGAGCAGCATCGCCGTCCAGCGCGCCTTTGGCGTCTATCGCGGGGACAAGATGAATCACGCTCCCGCCACCTTCATCCGGGCGGGCGGCGCGGACAGGCCCTGGGTCAGGCTGGACGGCTTTGCCAGCGCGCCCGACATCATCCGGGAATACCGTCAGCTGGCGCCCAGGTGA